One part of the Glycine soja cultivar W05 chromosome 11, ASM419377v2, whole genome shotgun sequence genome encodes these proteins:
- the LOC114373749 gene encoding FT-interacting protein 3, translated as MQKAPLAHSNEFALKETSPKIGAGAVTRDKLSCTYDLVEQMQYLYVRVVKAKDLPSKDVTGSLDPYVEVKLGNYKGLTKHFEKKSNPEWNQVFAFSKDRIQASVLEVIVKDKDVISDDFVGRMWFDLNEIPKRVPPDSPLAPQWYRLEDRKGEKVKGEIMLAVWMGTQADEAFPDSWHSDAAMVGSEAVSNIRSKVYLSPKLWYVRVNVIEAQDLIPGDKTRFPEVYVKINLGNQFLRTRVSQSKTMNPMWNEDLMLVAAEPFEEPLILSVEDRLGPNKDEVLGRCVIPLQIVQRRLDHKPVNTRWFNLEKHVVVEGEKKEIKFASRIHLRMCLDGGFHVLDESTHYSSDLRPTAKQLWKPNIGILEVGIISAQGLMPMKTRDGRGTTDAYCVAKYGQKWIRTRTLVDSFTPKWNEQYTWEVFDPCTVITIGVFDNGHIQGGGEKGGGGSKDSRIGKVRIRLSTLEADRVYTHSYPLLALHTSGVKKTGELQLAVRFTNSSFINMLYLYSQPLLPKMHYIHPLSVIQLDSLRHQAMQIVSMRLSRAEPPLSKEVVEYMLDVDSHMWSMRRSKANFFRIMKVLSGLVAFGRWFDQICNWKNPITTILIHVLFIILVLYPELILPTIFLYLFLIGIWNFRWRPRHPPHMDTRLSHADAAHPDELDEEFDTFPTSRSSDIVRMRYDRLRSIAGRVQSVVGDLGTQGERFQSLLSWRDPRATTLFVTFCFVAAIVLYVTPFQVVSLLIGFFMLRHPRFRHKLPSVPLNFFRRLPARSDSML; from the coding sequence ATGCAGAAGGCACCACTTGCACATTCCAATGAGTTTGCCTTGAAGGAGACCTCTCCCAAGATTGGTGCAGGGGCAGTAACAAGAGACAAGCTATCATGCACCTATGACCTTGTTGAACAGATGCAGTATCTCTATGTTCGTGTGGTCAAAGCCAAGGATTTACCTTCAAAAGATGTCACTGGAAGTCTCGATCCCTATGTTGAAGTGAAGCTTGGAAACTACAAGGGACTCACCAAGCACTTTGAGAAGAAGTCCAACCCTGAGTGGAATCAGGTCTTTGCATTCTCCAAAGACCGGATTCAAGCCTCGGTGTTGGAGGTTATTGTCAAGGATAAGGATGTTATTTCAGATGATTTTGTAGGGAGGATGTGGTTTGATCTCAATGAGATCCCAAAACGTGTTCCCCCAGATAGTCCATTGGCTCCACAATGGTACAGATTGGAAGATCGAAAGGGCGAAAAGGTGAAAGGAGAGATAATGCTTGCAGTTTGGATGGGGACTCAAGCAGATGAGGCATTTCCTGATTCTTGGCATTCTGATGCAGCAATGGTTGGCTCTGAAGCAGTTTCAAACATAAGGTCAAAAGTTTACCTCTCTCCCAAGCTTTGGTATGTCAGGGTCAATGTGATTGAAGCACAGGACTTGATACCAGGTGATAAAACCCGGTTTCCTGAAGTTTATGTGAAGATTAATCTAGGAAACCAGTTTTTAAGGACTAGAGTGTCTCAAAGTAAGACCATGAATCCCATGTGGAATGAGGACTTGATGTTGGTTGCTGCTGAGCCTTTTGAGGAGCCTTTGATTCTGAGTGTGGAAGACAGGCTTGGACCAAACAAAGATGAAGTATTGGGAAGGTGTGTGATCCCTTTGCAGATTGTGCAACGGAGGCTGGACCATAAGCCTGTGAACACTAGGTGGTTTAATCTTGAGAAGCATGTGGTTGTTGAAGGGGAAAAAAAGGAGATTAAATTTGCAAGCAGGATACATTTGAGGATGTGTTTGGATGGTGGTTTCCATGTGTTGGATGAATCAACTCATTATAGTAGTGATCTTAGGCCAACTGCTAAGCAATTATGGAAGCCTAACATTGGAATTCTAGAAGTGGGGATTATAAGTGCACAAGGGCTTATGCCAATGAAAACAAGAGATGGTAGAGGAACCACAGATGCTTATTGTGTGGCAAAATATGGACAAAAGTGGATCCGCACTAGGACTCTTGTGGATAGCTTTACTCCAAAGTGGAATGAGCAGTACACTTGGGAAGTGTTTGATCCATGTACTGTTATTACCATAGGGGTCTTTGACAACGGTCATATACAAGGAGGAGGAGAGAaaggtggtggtggatcaaaggATTCTAGGATAGGGAAAGTGAGAATTAGGCTATCCACACTTGAAGCTGATAGAGTTTACACACACTCATATCCTCTTTTAGCACTTCACACTTCAGGTGTGAAGAAAACAGGAGAACTGCAATTGGCTGTGAGGTTCACTAACTCATCTTTCATCAACATGTTGTATTTGTATTCCCAGCCTTTGTTGCCAAAGATGCACTACATCCATCCTCTATCTGTGATTCAGCTAGACAGTCTGAGGCATCAGGCGATGCAGATTGTATCAATGAGGTTGAGTAGAGCTGAGCCACCCCTAAGCAAAGAGGTTGTAGAATACATGCTTGATGTGGATTCACACATGTGGAGTATGAGAAGGAGCAAGGCTAATTTCTTCAGGATAATGAAAGTTCTAAGTGGTTTGGTAGCATTTGGAAGGTGGTTTGATCAGATATGCAATTGGAAAAACCCCATCACCACCATACTAATTCATGTCCTTTTCATAATATTGGTTCTCTACCCTGAGCTAATACTCCCCACAATCTTCTTGTACCTGTTCTTGATTGGAATTTGGAACTTCAGATGGAGGCCTAGACACCCTCCACACATGGACACTAGACTGTCTCATGCTGATGCTGCTCATCCTGATGAACTGGATGAAGAGTTCGACACATTCCCAACTTCGCGGTCATCGGATATCGTTAGGATGAGATACGATCGTTTGAGAAGCATTGCAGGGAGAGTCCAAAGTGTTGTAGGTGACTTAGGTACACAAGGAGAAAGGTTCCAAAGTCTGCTAAGTTGGAGAGATCCAAGGGCTACCACACTCTTCGTCACATTCTGTTTCGTTGCTGCTATAGTTCTCTATGTTACTCCTTTTCAGGTTGTGTCACTTCTCATTGGCTTCTTTATGCTAAGGCACCCCAGATTCCGCCACAAACTTCCATCAGTTCCTCTCAATTTCTTTAGGAGGTTGCCTGCTAGATCAGACAGCATGTTGTAA